From the genome of Bordetella sp. H567, one region includes:
- a CDS encoding BlaI/MecI/CopY family transcriptional regulator, with translation MLQALWALGPATVKQAHQAMQAERPDLTYATVLRQMQIMHAKGLLKRDESERSHVYAPMQTQNALQSKLLKDVIQKVFSGSGKALVLAALRAHVTREERAEIEQFLQAERP, from the coding sequence GTGTTGCAGGCGCTATGGGCGCTCGGCCCCGCGACCGTGAAACAGGCGCACCAGGCCATGCAGGCGGAACGGCCGGATCTGACCTATGCCACGGTTCTGCGTCAGATGCAGATCATGCATGCCAAGGGTCTGCTCAAGCGCGATGAAAGCGAACGGTCGCACGTCTACGCGCCGATGCAGACCCAGAACGCGCTGCAAAGCAAGCTGTTGAAAGACGTTATCCAGAAAGTCTTCTCCGGTTCCGGCAAGGCGCTGGTGCTGGCCGCGTTGCGCGCGCATGTCACGCGCGAAGAGCGCGCCGAGATCGAACAATTCCTTCAAGCGGAAAGGCCATGA
- a CDS encoding serine hydrolase: MPDFFFPLRALVRRVSTGLILGGAAATFVALPTAAHAGTADTPQTAKKAGAKKAAANKKTSKIIYRSRSRATSAPRHHGATHAAVATRTALELDPYATRPYSPDGSTLRSEVAYMVDESTGLPLVDKNADDIVPIASITKLMTAMVVLDSGASLAEPIRVTDEDQDFEKHTGSRLRVGAVLSREDMLHIALMASENRAAAALSRYYPGGRPAFIAAMNQKAQALGMTNTHFENPAGLSKYNVSTARDLVKMVEAAAHYPMIRLYSTDQNYTVNTGKGVLDYHSTNILLGKPDWDIGVQKTGFINEAGICLVMQATIENRPVVMVLLHSNRRHADFMDAEHLRTAMLNNAFPTAGMQRNYANADAHPM, from the coding sequence ATGCCTGATTTCTTTTTCCCATTGCGCGCGCTCGTGCGCCGCGTGTCGACCGGCCTGATACTGGGCGGCGCCGCCGCGACCTTCGTGGCGCTGCCCACGGCGGCACATGCCGGCACGGCCGATACGCCGCAGACCGCCAAGAAGGCCGGTGCCAAGAAGGCCGCCGCCAACAAGAAAACCAGCAAGATCATCTATCGCTCGCGCTCGCGCGCTACGTCGGCGCCGCGCCACCACGGTGCGACGCACGCCGCCGTGGCAACGCGCACCGCGCTGGAGCTAGACCCCTACGCCACCCGCCCGTATTCGCCCGACGGCAGCACGCTGCGTTCCGAAGTCGCGTATATGGTGGACGAGAGTACCGGCTTGCCGCTGGTGGACAAGAACGCTGACGACATCGTGCCCATTGCGTCGATCACCAAGCTGATGACGGCGATGGTGGTGCTGGATTCCGGGGCGTCGCTGGCCGAACCGATCCGCGTCACGGACGAAGACCAGGACTTCGAAAAGCACACCGGGTCGCGCCTGCGGGTCGGCGCGGTCCTGTCGCGCGAAGACATGCTGCACATCGCCCTGATGGCCTCGGAAAACCGCGCGGCCGCGGCACTGTCACGCTACTACCCCGGTGGGCGGCCCGCATTCATCGCGGCGATGAACCAGAAGGCACAGGCGCTGGGCATGACCAACACGCATTTCGAGAACCCCGCAGGGCTGTCGAAGTACAACGTATCGACCGCGCGCGATCTGGTGAAGATGGTGGAAGCCGCCGCGCACTACCCCATGATCCGCTTGTATTCGACCGACCAGAACTATACGGTGAACACGGGCAAGGGCGTGCTGGATTACCACAGCACCAATATCCTGTTGGGCAAGCCGGATTGGGATATCGGCGTGCAGAAGACGGGCTTCATCAACGAAGCGGGCATCTGCCTGGTGATGCAGGCCACCATCGAGAACCGGCCTGTCGTCATGGTGCTGTTGCATTCCAATCGCCGGCACGCCGACTTCATGGATGCCGAGCATCTGCGCACCGCGATGTTGAACAACGCGTTCCCGACGGCCGGCATGCAGCGCAATTACGCCAACGCTGACGCACATCCGATGTAA
- a CDS encoding DNA-3-methyladenine glycosylase I, giving the protein MDQRVNRTVRKKGETPAAKRPSSKAIAADSGLTVGVDGLARPPWAAVDPLLQAYYDTEWGMPVRDEHGMFERLVLEGFQSGLSWATILRKREAFRAAFHRFDPDKVAAYTAADVERLLADAGIVRNRAKILATINNAAATIRLRDDGGLVDFIWSFQPAQTPAPRTLTEIPTISEASIALSKALRKRGFAFVGPTTMHALMEATGIIDTHLVGSHRRGASGVWPA; this is encoded by the coding sequence ATGGATCAACGCGTAAACCGCACGGTTCGTAAAAAGGGGGAAACCCCCGCGGCGAAACGGCCATCGTCCAAGGCGATCGCGGCCGACAGCGGCCTGACCGTGGGCGTGGACGGCCTGGCCCGCCCGCCGTGGGCCGCGGTGGATCCCCTGCTGCAGGCCTACTACGACACCGAGTGGGGCATGCCGGTGCGCGACGAGCACGGGATGTTCGAGCGGCTGGTGCTGGAAGGCTTCCAGTCGGGCTTGTCCTGGGCGACGATCCTGCGCAAGCGGGAGGCCTTCCGTGCGGCCTTCCATCGCTTCGATCCGGACAAGGTGGCGGCCTACACCGCCGCCGACGTCGAGCGGCTGCTGGCCGACGCGGGCATCGTGCGTAATCGGGCCAAGATACTGGCGACCATCAACAATGCGGCCGCCACGATCAGGCTGCGGGATGACGGCGGGCTGGTGGATTTCATCTGGTCCTTCCAGCCGGCGCAAACGCCAGCCCCACGCACCCTGACGGAGATCCCGACGATATCGGAAGCCTCCATTGCGCTGAGCAAGGCCTTGCGCAAGCGCGGCTTCGCTTTCGTCGGTCCCACGACCATGCACGCGCTCATGGAAGCCACGGGGATAATCGATACCCACCTTGTCGGCAGCCACCGCCGCGGGGCCTCCGGCGTCTGGCCGGCATAG